In one Nostoc sp. KVJ3 genomic region, the following are encoded:
- the lpxB gene encoding lipid-A-disaccharide synthase — translation MRIFISTGEVSGDLQGSLLITALKRQAMAIGLELEIVALGGEKMVEAGAILLGNTSSIGSMGILEGLPYILPTLQVQRQAIASLKQNPPDLVVLIDYMSPNLGIGTFMKRHLPDVPVVYYITPQEWAWSLNVRNTNRIIGFTDKLLAIFPEEARYFREKGAAVSWVGHPLIDRMQDAPSRQAARATLGIAAEQIAIALLPASRRQELKYLLPIIFQAAQTLQAKLPEVHFWIPLSLEVYRQPIEEAIEHYGLQATVTSGQQKEVFAAADLAISKSGTVNLELALLNVPQVVVYRLSPLTAWIARKILKGSIAFASPPNLVVMKPIVPEFLQEEATAENIIQAAMELLLNPSRRTQTLLDYEEMRQSLGEVGVCDRAAQEILQMRPNNS, via the coding sequence ATGCGGATTTTTATCAGCACTGGCGAAGTATCTGGCGATTTACAAGGGTCGCTGCTAATTACAGCGCTGAAGCGTCAAGCTATGGCGATAGGGTTGGAATTAGAGATTGTGGCGCTGGGGGGCGAAAAAATGGTAGAGGCTGGGGCGATACTGCTGGGTAATACCAGTAGTATTGGCTCAATGGGTATTTTAGAAGGATTACCTTATATTTTACCGACTCTTCAGGTGCAACGTCAGGCGATCGCTTCTTTAAAACAAAATCCACCTGATTTGGTGGTGCTTATAGATTACATGAGTCCCAATCTGGGAATTGGGACTTTCATGAAACGGCACTTACCAGATGTGCCTGTAGTATATTACATCACTCCCCAAGAGTGGGCTTGGTCACTCAATGTACGTAACACTAACCGGATTATCGGCTTTACAGATAAGCTATTGGCAATCTTTCCCGAAGAAGCCCGTTACTTTCGTGAGAAAGGGGCAGCAGTTAGTTGGGTAGGGCATCCTTTGATTGACCGAATGCAAGACGCTCCCAGTCGCCAAGCAGCGCGTGCAACACTGGGGATTGCAGCAGAACAAATTGCGATCGCACTTCTCCCCGCTTCTCGCCGCCAAGAATTAAAATATCTTTTACCAATTATTTTTCAAGCTGCTCAAACTCTTCAAGCTAAATTACCTGAAGTTCATTTCTGGATTCCCCTATCTTTGGAAGTCTATAGACAGCCAATTGAGGAGGCTATTGAGCATTACGGTTTGCAAGCTACAGTTACATCAGGACAACAAAAGGAAGTTTTTGCGGCGGCTGATTTAGCTATTAGCAAATCTGGTACTGTCAATCTGGAGCTTGCTCTGTTAAATGTGCCGCAAGTTGTAGTTTACCGCCTAAGTCCCCTGACTGCTTGGATAGCTCGTAAAATTCTCAAAGGTTCTATAGCCTTTGCATCTCCACCTAATTTAGTCGTGATGAAGCCAATTGTGCCAGAATTTTTACAAGAGGAAGCCACAGCAGAGAATATTATCCAAGCAGCGATGGAACTGCTACTCAATCCCAGTCGCCGAACCCAAACTTTGCTAGATTATGAAGAAATGCGGCAGAGTTTGGGAGAAGTTGGTGTGTGCGATCGCGCTGCTCAAGAAATTTTGCAAATGCGACCAAATAATTCGTAG
- a CDS encoding DNA cytosine methyltransferase produces MRKQRAIAVDLFAGAGGMTLGFEQAGFDVLASVEIDPIHCATHEFNFPYCSVLCKSVVDITGEEIRSRSKIGDREIDVVLCGSPCQGFSLIGKRVVDDPRNSLVFHFHRLVFELKPKFFVMENVRGITVGQHKQILQSLISEFKTYGYKVEENYQILNAANYGVPQSRERLFLIGAREDVELPKYPQPITKPALPNNLKSKKISDIPLSPTVWDAIKDLPEIENYPELVTRDWIVAEYKNPSNYARVLRGLKCLNNDYSYKREYDLRILSSSLRTKHSAETIQRFQETQQGEREKISRFYKLHPAGVCNTLRAGTDKYRGSFTSPRPIHPFTPRCITVREAARLHSYPDWFRFHVTKWHGFRQVGNSVPPLLAKAVAGEIIRSLNISPLKPSLRYKLGEEKLLQFNISQATQYYHGGC; encoded by the coding sequence ATGAGAAAACAAAGAGCGATCGCAGTTGATTTGTTCGCTGGCGCGGGTGGTATGACTCTTGGCTTTGAACAAGCAGGTTTTGACGTGCTAGCGTCTGTGGAAATTGACCCTATCCATTGTGCAACACATGAGTTTAACTTTCCATATTGCTCAGTGTTATGTAAAAGTGTTGTGGATATAACCGGGGAAGAAATTAGGAGTCGGTCTAAAATTGGCGATCGCGAAATTGATGTAGTACTTTGTGGTTCACCATGTCAAGGATTTTCTCTAATTGGTAAACGGGTTGTTGACGATCCGCGAAATTCTTTAGTCTTTCACTTTCATCGGCTGGTTTTTGAGCTAAAACCGAAATTCTTTGTAATGGAAAATGTTCGGGGAATCACAGTTGGGCAACATAAACAAATCCTCCAATCTTTAATTAGTGAGTTCAAAACTTACGGCTATAAAGTAGAAGAGAATTACCAGATTCTCAACGCTGCAAATTACGGAGTACCACAGTCTCGTGAGAGATTATTTCTCATTGGTGCAAGAGAGGATGTAGAATTACCAAAATATCCTCAACCGATTACTAAACCAGCATTACCAAATAATTTAAAATCCAAAAAAATATCTGATATCCCATTGAGTCCGACAGTATGGGATGCAATTAAAGATTTACCTGAAATAGAAAACTATCCTGAGTTAGTAACAAGAGATTGGATTGTAGCAGAATACAAAAATCCTAGTAACTATGCTCGTGTACTTCGCGGTCTTAAATGCCTAAACAATGATTATTCTTATAAACGAGAATATGATTTGCGAATCCTTTCTTCAAGTTTAAGAACAAAACATTCTGCGGAAACTATTCAACGTTTTCAGGAAACTCAACAAGGCGAGAGAGAAAAAATTAGTCGTTTTTATAAGTTGCATCCTGCTGGTGTCTGCAATACTTTAAGAGCCGGAACAGACAAATATAGGGGTTCTTTCACATCTCCTAGACCGATTCATCCATTTACACCCCGTTGTATCACAGTCAGGGAAGCGGCGAGATTACATTCTTACCCTGATTGGTTTAGATTTCATGTAACTAAATGGCACGGATTTCGCCAAGTTGGTAACTCTGTACCACCGCTACTAGCGAAGGCTGTGGCGGGGGAAATTATTCGTAGTTTGAATATTTCGCCCTTGAAGCCGAGTTTGCGATACAAGTTGGGAGAGGAGAAGCTATTACAGTTTAATATATCGCAAGCAACACAATATTATCACGGCGGTTGCTAA